In Methylovirgula sp., a single genomic region encodes these proteins:
- a CDS encoding DUF3311 domain-containing protein, whose amino-acid sequence MKYLLLSLPSLATLLVPFYNSTTPRLFGFPFFYWFLIVLIPASSLVTYLVYKGEKR is encoded by the coding sequence ATGAAATATCTACTTTTGAGTCTGCCCTCTTTAGCGACGCTGCTGGTGCCGTTTTACAATTCCACTACGCCGCGTCTGTTCGGATTTCCGTTCTTCTACTGGTTTCTGATTGTCCTGATTCCAGCCTCCAGCCTTGTGACGTATCTCGTCTATAAGGGGGAGAAGCGGTGA
- a CDS encoding DUF6165 family protein, which produces MPIFVEIAAGELIDKITILEIKLDQINETAKRANIRREYELLSAVLQEQITPGEELSELTAALKAANQELWHVEDDIREYERAKDFGPEFIALARSVYQTNDRRAALKREINALLQSAIIEEKSYAAY; this is translated from the coding sequence ATGCCCATTTTCGTCGAAATCGCCGCCGGCGAGTTGATCGACAAGATCACGATTCTCGAGATCAAGCTCGATCAGATCAACGAAACGGCCAAACGCGCCAATATTCGCCGCGAATATGAACTGTTGAGTGCCGTGCTCCAGGAGCAGATCACGCCCGGCGAAGAGCTTTCGGAACTCACCGCAGCCTTAAAGGCCGCCAATCAGGAATTGTGGCACGTCGAGGACGATATTCGCGAGTACGAGCGCGCCAAAGACTTCGGCCCGGAATTCATCGCCCTCGCCCGTTCGGTCTATCAGACCAACGACCGCCGTGCGGCATTAAAGCGCGAAATCAACGCCTTGTTGCAAAGCGCGATTATCGAGGAAAAAAGCTACGCCGCCTATTGA
- a CDS encoding DUF2336 domain-containing protein — MIVRRFMNWARTASAVQRAEAAAALARVYLITDLEPSERGEADLALTGLLDDSSPLVRRALAEAFASAPDAPHHIVLGLADDQSDISSIVLGRSPVLSDSDLIDCAAIGDAIAQSAIALRPVVSAAVAAAIAEVGAREALISLAINPGADLPAFSLRRMVERFGSDAEMREALLTRPGLPTALRADLVAAMADALRAFVTEREWMSGERAQRVMRDACEQARVIIAATSEEGDGAVALIAHLRTCGQLTASLLLRALLSGNVSLLEAALAELSGLPIMRVKGLARDWRGAGFAALYRKAGMPDALMPAFRAAIEALGNGDMGDATGASLSRQRVERVLTACKAENAGELDSLLAVLRRFAAEAARDEARQFSAALPRAVAGVERMALPDLSSADEPPLLLVDQDAAETMPVGIIIDLAAIEAELAAA; from the coding sequence ATGATTGTGCGTCGATTTATGAATTGGGCGCGGACCGCCAGCGCAGTGCAGCGGGCGGAAGCGGCGGCGGCCCTGGCACGCGTCTATCTCATCACCGATCTGGAGCCCTCCGAGCGGGGAGAGGCAGATCTGGCGCTGACCGGTCTGCTCGACGATTCGTCGCCGCTTGTGCGCCGCGCGCTCGCCGAGGCCTTCGCCAGCGCGCCAGATGCCCCGCATCATATCGTTCTCGGCCTCGCCGATGACCAATCGGATATTTCCTCCATCGTGCTCGGCCGGTCGCCGGTTCTGTCCGATTCCGATCTCATCGATTGCGCGGCGATCGGCGATGCGATTGCCCAATCCGCGATTGCGCTGCGTCCCGTCGTTTCGGCGGCCGTTGCGGCTGCAATTGCCGAAGTCGGCGCCCGCGAGGCGCTGATCTCGCTTGCCATCAATCCCGGCGCCGATCTGCCGGCATTTTCGCTGCGCCGGATGGTCGAGCGGTTCGGTTCTGATGCCGAAATGCGCGAAGCCTTGTTGACGCGGCCCGGTCTGCCGACGGCCTTGCGGGCCGACCTCGTCGCCGCCATGGCGGATGCTCTGCGGGCTTTCGTCACCGAACGGGAATGGATGTCTGGCGAGCGCGCGCAGCGTGTGATGCGCGACGCTTGCGAGCAGGCGCGAGTCATCATTGCTGCGACGAGCGAAGAGGGCGATGGTGCTGTCGCGCTCATCGCCCATTTGCGCACCTGTGGACAGCTCACCGCGAGCCTGCTTCTGCGCGCGTTGCTCTCCGGCAATGTCAGCCTGCTTGAAGCGGCGCTTGCCGAACTTTCGGGATTGCCAATCATGCGGGTGAAAGGCCTCGCGCGCGACTGGCGCGGCGCAGGCTTCGCCGCGCTTTACCGCAAGGCGGGAATGCCGGATGCCTTGATGCCAGCCTTCCGTGCGGCGATCGAAGCACTTGGCAATGGCGATATGGGCGACGCGACGGGTGCGAGTCTGTCACGCCAGAGGGTCGAGCGTGTGTTGACGGCATGCAAGGCCGAAAACGCCGGCGAACTCGATTCGCTGCTTGCGGTTCTACGCCGCTTCGCGGCTGAAGCCGCGCGAGATGAAGCCAGACAATTCTCTGCGGCTCTGCCACGCGCGGTGGCGGGCGTCGAGCGTATGGCGCTGCCCGACTTGTCCAGTGCGGACGAACCGCCGCTGCTGCTCGTTGATCAGGACGCGGCCGAAACGATGCCTGTCGGCATCATTATCGATCTCGCGGCCATCGAAGCAGAACTCGCGGCAGCCTAG
- a CDS encoding cation acetate symporter, translating to MSRLKLFPAAVLLACVVPSLALADALTGHTVKQPTNWVAIGMFVVFVLITLAITKWAASRARSRAQFYSAGGSITGLQNGLAIAGDFMSAASFLGISGLVYLSGYDGLIYSVGFLVGWPIVTFLIAEPLRNLGRYTFGDVASFRFEQAPIRVLAACGTLVTVAFYLIAQMVGAGSLIKLLFGLDYWVAVVIVGVLMIVYVTFGGMVATTWVQIIKAFLLLAGATFMAFMVLAHFGFSPEALFAKAVAVHPKKQAIMAPGSFVTNPISAVSLGIALMFGTAGLPHILMRFFTVADAKEARKSVFYATGFIGYFYILTFIIGFGAIALVSTDPAYLTDPAKGILAIRGGANMAAIHLAAAVGGNVFLGFISAVAFATILAVVSGLTLSGASAISHDLYATVIKAGNANEKDEVWVSKVATIVLGIVAILLGIVFEKQNVAFMVGLAFAIAASCNFPVLLMSLLWRGMTTRGAVIGGFLGLITGLIGVVLSPSVWVEVLGHAKGSAPFPYTNPALFSMTIAFIGIYVFSKLDNSARAAKDKAGFDAQFVRAQTGIGASGSSGY from the coding sequence ATGTCACGCTTGAAGCTTTTCCCGGCGGCCGTGCTGCTTGCCTGCGTCGTACCATCGCTCGCCCTAGCCGATGCCTTGACCGGGCATACGGTCAAACAGCCGACCAATTGGGTCGCAATCGGCATGTTCGTCGTTTTTGTCCTCATCACTCTTGCGATCACGAAATGGGCGGCCAGCAGGGCGCGTTCGCGGGCGCAATTTTATTCGGCCGGCGGGTCCATCACCGGCCTGCAAAATGGTCTGGCCATCGCCGGCGATTTCATGTCGGCAGCGTCATTCCTCGGCATTTCCGGCCTGGTCTACCTCTCGGGTTATGATGGGCTCATTTATTCCGTTGGCTTCCTTGTGGGCTGGCCGATCGTCACGTTTCTGATTGCCGAACCGCTGCGCAATCTCGGCCGTTACACATTCGGCGACGTCGCTTCGTTTCGCTTCGAACAGGCGCCGATCCGCGTGCTCGCGGCCTGCGGCACGCTGGTGACTGTCGCCTTCTACCTGATTGCTCAAATGGTAGGTGCTGGTTCGCTTATCAAATTACTCTTCGGCCTCGATTATTGGGTCGCAGTGGTGATCGTCGGCGTGCTGATGATCGTCTATGTGACCTTCGGCGGCATGGTGGCGACGACGTGGGTGCAGATCATCAAGGCCTTCTTGTTGCTTGCCGGGGCGACGTTCATGGCTTTCATGGTGCTCGCGCATTTCGGCTTCAGCCCTGAGGCGCTCTTTGCCAAGGCCGTCGCGGTACATCCGAAGAAACAGGCGATCATGGCACCGGGGTCTTTTGTGACCAATCCGATCTCGGCCGTATCGCTCGGCATCGCGCTGATGTTCGGGACCGCCGGCCTGCCGCATATCCTCATGCGGTTCTTCACTGTCGCCGACGCCAAAGAGGCGCGCAAGTCGGTATTCTATGCCACCGGCTTCATCGGCTATTTCTACATCCTGACCTTCATTATCGGCTTTGGCGCGATTGCGCTCGTCTCGACCGACCCCGCCTATCTGACCGATCCGGCCAAGGGCATTTTGGCTATCAGGGGCGGCGCGAACATGGCGGCGATTCATCTCGCGGCTGCGGTGGGCGGCAATGTTTTCCTCGGCTTCATCTCGGCGGTGGCTTTCGCCACGATCCTTGCGGTCGTGTCAGGACTGACGTTGTCGGGCGCATCTGCAATCAGCCATGATCTCTATGCGACGGTGATCAAGGCCGGCAATGCGAATGAGAAAGATGAAGTCTGGGTCTCGAAGGTCGCGACAATCGTCCTCGGCATCGTGGCGATCCTGCTCGGGATCGTTTTCGAGAAACAGAATGTTGCCTTCATGGTCGGTCTTGCGTTTGCGATCGCCGCCTCGTGCAACTTCCCGGTGTTGCTCATGTCGCTGCTTTGGCGCGGTATGACGACGCGCGGCGCGGTCATTGGCGGCTTCCTCGGTCTCATCACCGGGCTCATTGGTGTTGTTCTGTCGCCAAGCGTCTGGGTGGAGGTGCTCGGGCACGCGAAAGGCTCGGCGCCGTTTCCTTATACCAATCCGGCGCTGTTCTCGATGACGATCGCATTTATCGGCATCTACGTCTTCTCGAAGCTCGACAACAGCGCAAGAGCGGCCAAGGATAAGGCCGGGTTCGATGCACAATTCGTGCGGGCGCAGACGGGCATTGGCGCAAGCGGCTCGTCAGGGTACTAA
- a CDS encoding nitroreductase: MKKAIDLNNSMIELLQRRRSAPPATMAGRAPSAEERDLLLTLASRVPDHGKIVPFRFIVFEGEGQQKAGEIVAKVYAKAHPDASASELEKERRRLTMAPLVIGVVSRTEPEHKVPEWEQVLCAGAVCFNLEVAANALGFSSIWLTEWHSYDRAVLKRFGIGKDEKIAGYIHIGHDSGPREDRARPKLADIVTEFEG; the protein is encoded by the coding sequence ATGAAAAAGGCGATAGATTTGAACAATTCCATGATCGAACTTTTGCAGAGGCGCCGCTCGGCGCCGCCTGCCACGATGGCAGGGCGTGCCCCCAGCGCCGAGGAACGCGACCTGCTCCTGACGCTTGCGTCTCGGGTTCCCGACCACGGCAAAATCGTGCCGTTTCGTTTCATTGTGTTCGAGGGCGAAGGCCAGCAAAAGGCCGGCGAGATCGTTGCGAAGGTTTATGCAAAGGCACATCCGGACGCGAGCGCATCCGAACTCGAAAAGGAACGCCGCCGTCTGACGATGGCGCCGCTGGTGATCGGCGTGGTGTCGCGTACCGAACCGGAGCATAAAGTCCCCGAATGGGAGCAAGTGCTCTGCGCGGGCGCGGTTTGCTTCAATCTTGAAGTCGCTGCCAACGCGCTCGGATTTTCGAGCATCTGGCTGACGGAATGGCATAGCTACGACCGCGCCGTATTGAAGCGTTTCGGCATCGGCAAGGACGAGAAGATCGCAGGCTATATTCACATCGGTCATGATTCGGGGCCGCGCGAAGACCGGGCGCGTCCCAAGCTCGCGGATATCGTCACCGAGTTCGAGGGATGA
- a CDS encoding aldolase/citrate lyase family protein → MRVHLFVPSDPATLDKAAASGADALWLKGPIGADALRAAQQRAANPKLYVCLGALNGAFDNDLDAAMCAAPDGIVLPTCNGADVQHLGIKLAVREAELGLADGATQIIALVAASGTIFQLGSFVSASPRLVALAFDAQAFAASLEIADLSAPPLDLARNLTLLAARAAGVAAILADDAVANSPDAGKAAKRDGFDAILVRDPADIASARANLK, encoded by the coding sequence ATGCGCGTTCATCTTTTCGTTCCGTCCGACCCGGCAACACTCGACAAAGCGGCTGCGAGCGGCGCCGACGCGCTTTGGCTGAAAGGCCCAATTGGAGCGGACGCCCTACGCGCGGCACAGCAGCGGGCGGCGAATCCGAAGCTCTACGTCTGCCTCGGCGCTCTCAATGGCGCGTTCGACAATGATCTCGATGCCGCAATGTGCGCCGCGCCCGACGGAATCGTTCTGCCAACCTGCAACGGTGCGGATGTGCAGCATCTCGGCATCAAGCTCGCCGTCCGCGAAGCCGAATTGGGACTTGCCGACGGCGCAACCCAGATTATTGCGCTTGTCGCCGCGTCCGGCACTATTTTTCAGTTGGGCAGCTTCGTGAGCGCAAGCCCGCGGCTCGTGGCGCTCGCCTTCGACGCGCAGGCATTCGCAGCATCGCTGGAGATCGCCGATTTGAGCGCACCGCCGCTCGACCTCGCGCGTAATCTCACGCTTCTCGCCGCGAGGGCCGCTGGCGTCGCGGCCATTCTCGCGGACGATGCAGTAGCAAATTCACCCGATGCCGGCAAAGCGGCGAAGCGCGACGGCTTCGACGCGATACTTGTGCGCGATCCCGCCGACATTGCGAGCGCGCGCGCCAATCTCAAATAG
- a CDS encoding DUF485 domain-containing protein codes for MAGDIQAIESNPKFQELVSARRSLGWSLTALMIVIYFGFILLIAFDPKFLGMPIGSGVMTIGIPVGLFVIVAAFVLTGIYVARANATYDALTQQIVEESK; via the coding sequence ATGGCTGGGGACATCCAGGCTATCGAAAGCAATCCAAAATTTCAGGAATTGGTATCAGCCAGGCGATCGCTCGGCTGGTCGCTGACTGCGCTGATGATCGTGATCTATTTCGGGTTCATCCTGTTGATCGCGTTCGATCCCAAATTTCTCGGCATGCCGATCGGCAGCGGCGTCATGACAATCGGTATTCCAGTTGGTCTTTTCGTCATAGTCGCCGCGTTTGTTCTCACCGGCATTTATGTCGCGCGCGCCAACGCGACTTACGACGCCTTGACCCAGCAGATCGTCGAGGAGAGCAAGTGA
- a CDS encoding sodium:solute symporter family protein: protein MIDHLNWMAAGVFIAFFLLVTILGFVAAHWKRGDLNDLNEWGLGGRRFGAWISWFLIGGDIYTAYTVIAVPSVVYAVGAYGFFAVPYTIIIYPLLYATFPRLWAVAHRKNYMTAADYVLGRYGNNWLELAVAFTGIFATMPYIALQLVGMERVIDALGFQGHGIMSHLPLTIAFVILALYTYRSGLRAPAMIAFVKDIMIYIFVLAAIVIVPMKLGGYGAIFDAAGAALAKKAAVSGGKIAAGLLLSPKQMLPFITLAIGSGLALLMYPHSMTGMLSARSGNTIRINAVALPAYSVMLALIALMGYMALAAGVHVTNPQDAVPHLILAVFPDWFVGFCFAAIAIGALVPAAIMSIGAANTFTRNIWKPFIHPAMNSQEEAVLAKLMSLIVKVGALAFILFVPTKFALDLQLLGGMWMAQVFPAVIFGLYTRWFNGWALLAGWATGMVLGTWLAWTPAAWVPVHAIFGSNLTVYNGVTAFVANVLVAAVLSALLPNTALDETRAEDYADLPETAVAK from the coding sequence GTGATCGATCATCTGAATTGGATGGCCGCCGGCGTTTTCATCGCTTTCTTCCTCCTCGTCACAATTCTGGGTTTCGTTGCCGCGCATTGGAAACGCGGCGATCTGAACGATCTGAACGAATGGGGCCTCGGCGGACGCCGGTTCGGCGCCTGGATCTCCTGGTTCCTGATCGGCGGCGACATCTACACCGCCTATACCGTGATCGCGGTGCCCTCGGTCGTTTACGCCGTCGGCGCCTACGGCTTTTTCGCCGTGCCTTATACGATCATCATCTATCCCCTGCTCTACGCGACCTTCCCCCGGCTTTGGGCGGTGGCGCATCGCAAGAATTATATGACCGCTGCCGATTATGTGCTTGGCCGCTACGGCAATAATTGGCTGGAGCTTGCCGTCGCCTTCACCGGCATATTCGCAACCATGCCTTATATCGCGTTGCAGCTCGTCGGCATGGAGCGTGTCATCGACGCGCTCGGCTTCCAGGGCCATGGCATCATGAGCCACCTGCCGCTCACCATCGCCTTCGTCATCCTGGCGCTTTACACCTATCGCAGCGGATTGCGCGCGCCGGCCATGATCGCTTTCGTCAAAGACATCATGATCTATATCTTTGTGCTTGCCGCAATCGTCATTGTACCGATGAAGCTCGGCGGCTATGGCGCGATTTTCGATGCAGCGGGGGCGGCGCTTGCCAAGAAAGCCGCGGTCAGCGGCGGCAAGATCGCTGCGGGCCTGTTGCTTTCGCCCAAGCAAATGTTGCCCTTCATCACGCTCGCCATTGGTTCAGGCCTCGCGCTGCTGATGTATCCGCATTCTATGACCGGGATGCTCTCGGCCCGAAGCGGCAATACGATCCGCATCAATGCCGTGGCACTTCCCGCCTATTCGGTGATGCTCGCGCTGATCGCTCTGATGGGCTATATGGCGCTCGCAGCGGGCGTGCATGTCACCAATCCACAAGATGCCGTGCCGCACCTGATCCTCGCCGTCTTTCCCGATTGGTTTGTCGGCTTCTGCTTCGCCGCAATCGCCATCGGCGCGCTGGTTCCCGCCGCAATCATGTCGATCGGCGCGGCCAATACGTTCACGCGTAATATCTGGAAGCCGTTCATTCATCCTGCGATGAATTCGCAGGAAGAGGCCGTGCTCGCCAAGCTGATGTCGCTGATCGTCAAGGTCGGCGCGCTTGCCTTCATCCTCTTCGTGCCGACGAAATTCGCGCTCGATCTGCAATTGCTCGGCGGCATGTGGATGGCGCAGGTCTTCCCCGCCGTCATTTTCGGGCTTTATACGCGCTGGTTCAATGGCTGGGCGCTTCTCGCCGGCTGGGCGACCGGCATGGTGCTTGGCACGTGGCTCGCCTGGACGCCGGCGGCCTGGGTGCCAGTACATGCTATCTTCGGCTCAAATCTCACCGTCTATAACGGCGTCACAGCTTTCGTCGCGAACGTATTGGTCGCGGCGGTGCTTTCAGCTTTGTTGCCAAATACGGCGCTCGACGAGACGCGCGCCGAAGATTACGCCGACCTGCCGGAAACGGCGGTCGCTAAATAG
- the cobS gene encoding adenosylcobinamide-GDP ribazoletransferase, producing the protein MNFPNIREVLTEFAADLVACLRFYSRLPIPPLGFESNPHGAEISARVKMLPLAGALIGSLAALVLLLVTELGLTSQIAAIFAIFALIIVTGAFHEDGLADFADSTGGATPEQRLVIMKDSRIGTFGTLALLASVLLRIFSVSILARHNIALAGLILIATGAVSRTLGLMPLALLPPARAEGAGFSARSDQPPLRMAALLTFIISLLPLLAGASLWRVLGGLLVSAAAAYGMTALARRQLGGQTGDVAGAAQQAAEIAAYLVFAARI; encoded by the coding sequence ATGAATTTTCCCAACATCCGCGAAGTCCTGACTGAATTCGCCGCCGATCTCGTGGCGTGCCTGCGCTTTTACTCGCGGCTGCCGATCCCACCGCTCGGCTTCGAATCAAATCCCCATGGGGCCGAAATATCCGCGCGGGTGAAAATGTTGCCGCTTGCTGGTGCGCTGATCGGCAGCCTCGCGGCGCTCGTCCTGCTACTCGTCACGGAACTCGGGCTGACGTCGCAGATCGCCGCGATTTTTGCGATCTTCGCGCTCATCATCGTCACCGGCGCCTTTCATGAAGACGGCCTCGCCGATTTCGCCGATTCGACAGGCGGCGCCACGCCGGAACAACGACTCGTCATTATGAAAGACAGCCGGATCGGCACTTTTGGAACGCTCGCATTGCTCGCAAGCGTCTTGCTGCGGATTTTCAGCGTTTCGATTCTGGCGCGGCACAATATCGCTTTGGCCGGTCTCATCCTGATTGCGACAGGCGCTGTTTCCCGCACGCTGGGGCTGATGCCGCTCGCTCTTTTGCCGCCCGCCCGCGCGGAAGGTGCAGGATTTTCGGCGCGGAGCGATCAGCCGCCGTTACGGATGGCGGCCCTCCTCACCTTCATTATCAGCCTTTTGCCGCTACTGGCCGGCGCCAGTCTTTGGCGCGTTCTCGGCGGCCTATTGGTCAGTGCCGCCGCGGCCTATGGCATGACGGCGCTGGCGCGGCGCCAGCTCGGCGGCCAGACCGGCGATGTCGCCGGCGCCGCGCAGCAAGCTGCCGAGATCGCAGCCTATCTCGTCTTTGCTGCGCGGATATGA
- a CDS encoding NAD kinase, whose amino-acid sequence MMTDTNANAPGRRIAFLSANTPEAEAARLRLIELYGDSDPETADVVVALGGDGLMLQTLHRFMHTGKPIYGMNRGSVGFLMNDYREDDLIQRIDDAESSVIHPLAMIATDIHGKIATAMAINEVSVLRQSYQASKIRISVDGKERLLELIADGVLLATPAGSSAYNLSVDGPILPLNSPLMALTPISAFRPRRWRGALLPDSAHVTLDVLEAVKRPVAAVADHFEFKEVVKVEIAMDHATNLVILHDPGHSLDERILREQFGFEDERRG is encoded by the coding sequence ATGATGACCGACACGAACGCCAACGCACCCGGGAGGCGCATCGCTTTCCTCAGCGCGAACACGCCCGAGGCCGAGGCGGCGCGGTTACGCCTGATCGAGCTTTATGGCGATAGCGATCCGGAGACGGCGGATGTCGTCGTCGCGTTGGGCGGCGATGGGCTCATGCTACAGACGCTGCATCGCTTCATGCATACCGGCAAGCCGATCTACGGGATGAACCGAGGCTCGGTTGGCTTTCTGATGAACGATTACCGCGAAGACGATTTGATCCAACGGATCGACGATGCGGAATCCTCCGTCATCCATCCGCTGGCGATGATCGCGACCGACATTCACGGCAAAATCGCGACTGCGATGGCCATCAACGAGGTCTCGGTTCTGCGGCAATCCTATCAAGCGTCGAAAATTCGCATTTCGGTCGACGGCAAGGAGCGCCTCCTGGAACTCATCGCCGACGGGGTGCTGTTGGCAACCCCGGCCGGCTCGTCGGCGTATAATCTTTCGGTCGATGGGCCGATCCTGCCGCTCAATTCGCCTCTGATGGCCCTGACGCCGATCTCGGCCTTCCGGCCGCGGCGCTGGCGCGGTGCGCTGCTGCCTGATTCTGCACATGTGACGCTCGACGTGCTTGAGGCGGTCAAGCGGCCCGTCGCCGCCGTCGCCGACCATTTTGAGTTCAAGGAAGTTGTGAAAGTCGAAATCGCAATGGACCATGCGACGAACCTCGTCATTCTGCACGATCCCGGCCATTCGCTCGACGAGCGGATCCTGCGCGAACAATTCGGCTTTGAAGATGAACGACGCGGTTAA
- a CDS encoding flavin reductase family protein produces MFYTPEHRDRHLLPHDPFKALIAPRPIGWVSTKGKSGALNLAPYSFFNAVADHPPIVMLSSQGWKDSATFASETREFVWNMATYDLREPMNLSSANLPRGESEFAYAGLETAPSRFVAPPRVAQSPAALECKVIDILLLKDLDGALTGNVLVFGQVVGVYVDDAFIKDGRVDTSAMRPIARCGYMDYAVTDKLFEMPRPRRV; encoded by the coding sequence GTGTTCTATACGCCGGAGCACCGCGACCGACATCTGCTGCCGCACGACCCTTTCAAGGCGCTGATCGCGCCGCGGCCCATCGGTTGGGTTTCGACCAAAGGCAAAAGCGGTGCGCTCAATCTCGCACCGTACTCTTTCTTCAATGCGGTTGCGGATCATCCGCCGATTGTGATGCTGTCGTCCCAGGGTTGGAAAGATTCCGCGACGTTCGCCAGCGAGACGCGCGAATTCGTCTGGAACATGGCGACTTACGATCTGCGCGAACCTATGAATCTCTCATCGGCAAATCTGCCGCGTGGTGAGAGCGAATTCGCCTATGCAGGGCTGGAAACCGCACCGTCGCGTTTCGTCGCGCCGCCGCGCGTCGCGCAAAGTCCGGCTGCACTCGAATGTAAGGTCATTGATATTCTACTCTTAAAGGATTTGGACGGGGCGTTGACGGGCAATGTTCTCGTTTTCGGTCAGGTTGTCGGTGTCTATGTCGACGATGCTTTCATCAAAGACGGACGGGTCGATACATCGGCCATGCGGCCGATCGCACGCTGCGGCTATATGGACTACGCCGTGACCGACAAATTGTTCGAGATGCCGCGCCCGCGGCGCGTCTGA
- a CDS encoding NUDIX domain-containing protein has translation MNDAVKILRREVVSRGFGLLERVTFWRRQFDGKPQEIEREFYDTGPGATILLYDPERRCILLVRQFRPAVYLVEGRDSLLETCAGKLEGAEAPERIVMEVLEETGVRIGAPTFLFSAYMSPGVYAEKISFFTARYSAQDRIAAGGGLADEGEDIDVVEPSLDEALDMIARGEIEDAKTILLIHYAVLHKLMES, from the coding sequence ATGAACGACGCGGTTAAAATTCTTCGCCGTGAAGTGGTTTCGCGCGGCTTCGGTCTGCTCGAACGCGTCACCTTCTGGCGGCGCCAGTTCGACGGCAAGCCGCAGGAGATTGAGCGCGAATTCTACGATACCGGGCCTGGCGCTACGATACTGCTTTACGATCCGGAGCGGCGCTGCATCCTGCTCGTGCGGCAATTCCGTCCGGCGGTCTATCTCGTCGAAGGCCGCGACAGCCTGCTCGAAACCTGCGCCGGCAAGCTCGAAGGTGCAGAGGCGCCGGAGCGCATCGTGATGGAAGTTCTGGAGGAAACCGGCGTCAGGATCGGCGCGCCGACATTCCTCTTCTCCGCCTATATGAGTCCCGGCGTCTATGCCGAGAAAATCAGCTTCTTTACCGCACGCTATTCGGCTCAGGACAGGATCGCGGCGGGCGGCGGATTGGCGGACGAAGGCGAGGACATCGATGTCGTCGAACCGAGCCTCGACGAAGCGTTGGATATGATCGCGCGTGGCGAGATCGAGGATGCCAAGACGATCCTGCTCATCCATTACGCCGTGCTGCATAAATTGATGGAGAGCTAG